The following DNA comes from Thermococcus piezophilus.
ATCGGTACCCATGGTTCCATAGGTCCTTCCAAGGAAGGTGACCTTTATGTCATCGTATATGACCTTGTTCTCGTCCGGGGCAGGGTTGTCAATCTTGAGTATGAGCTTGTAGGTTCCAGGGAGTGGCTGCGGGTTCTCAATGATGTCGTCCACGTTCATTCCCGGCTCGACCTTGGCAAATAATGGGGCGACCATGTCGCTGATAAGGATGGTCTCAAGTGGAACCTCGAACATAGTTATTTCTCTACCCTCGGTTACATTGACAAGCCAGATGTATATGTTGGAGGATATAGTGCTGTCCCTACCTACAGCAACGGTCAGTGAAGAGCTGAGCTGCTTATTGATAAGGAGTGGAACGGTCTTACCATCTGGCCTCTCTAAATACACACTTATAGTCGGAACCTCATACGGGGAATTCAGCGTCACGTTAATATTCTTGACTATGATGCCCTGCGGTCCAAAGTAGTAGTTCTCGGGTAGGACGTAGTCAACCTCGATTATAGTGGTGTTCTTGTTAAGTTGGGTTATCTTCAATTCGTCCTTATAGTAAATCTCCTGCGGAACGAGCTTCTTGGAGGTAAACATGTTATACCAGGTCGGTGGAACGTTCTTCGGGTTGTCCTCCCAGTACTGGGAGTTCCTCCACTTTTCGGGGAGGTTTGGAATGGTAGTATACGGTGCGGTTAGTGCAACGAGCACAAGGATGATAAGGAGAATCACACCGGCTATACCGGTCTTCTCCTTCTTGAATTCATCAAGGAACTCTTTAAACCCCTCTTTGATGTCAACCCATCTCATCGTGAATCACCTCACATCCTGGCAGAGGCACCGACCTTGACACGCGGGTCGAGGAATCCGTATATCATGTCCGCAAGGACGACGCTGGCAAGGTAGAGCACCGTGAAGAAGTACGTGAGTCCTATGAGAAGGTTGGTCTCGTTCTGCTGGAGGGCGACCCAGTAGAGCCTGCCCATTCCTGGGTAGTTGAAGACAAGCTCACTGATGATTGCACCACCGAGCGAACCAAGGAGGGCGAAGATGATCATGGTGACTATCGGCGGAGCGGCAGCGCGGAGTGCGTGGCCGTAGATTATCTTGTGTTCGGGGATACCCTTTGCCCTGGCCGCCATGATGAAGTCCTCCTGGAGGGTACCTATCATGATGTTCCTCGTAGTCCAAGCCCAGCCACCGAAGACAACGAAGACGTAGGTGAAGACCGGAAGGACGAGCCTCCAGATGACATCCTTAATGTGGGCCCAGCCGGTGAGCTGTGGGTCAAACATCGAGCTCAAGGGGAACCAGCCGAGCTTGTAGGCGAAGATGAGCAGGAACATCATTCCCGTCCACCACATCGGCAGACTGTAAGTGACCAGCGCAAAGATGGACAACGCCCTGTCAAATACGCTTCCGGCGTGTCTGGCGGCCCTAACACCAAGGAAAATACCCAGGATAATAACGATTATCGTAGCAGTCGTGAAGAGGAGTATGCTCCTCGGAACCGCGACTTTAATGATGTCCGAAACGTTGTTGGTACCGAAGATAGGCATGCTCGTCGTTCCAAAATCAAGCTTTAACGTACGCACCGCCTTATTGTAAACCTTCTGCCAGTAGGGGACGTTCAGCTCATACTTCTCCTCGAGGGATGCCTGTTTGGCAGCCTTGGCCTGTTCAAAAGCTTCAAGTCCCTGACTCTGCTTGATTTTGGCACCCTCGGATCTTTCCCATAGCATCAGCTCCTCATACATCTTTGATTTATTGCTCTCCTCCGCGACTTTAACGAAGAGTGCCGAAATAATAAAAGTCACTATCAACAGAACAATAATGGCGTTCACGATTCTAAACGCAAGGTACTTGAGATACCCCATCTTTTCACCCCCAAGTAGATTGCTCGTGTTTAATGTATCTTTTTCAGCATTGTAAAACTGACCTTATATATCTTACTGCTTAAATGTACACATTTCATAGAAGCGTAGGGTTGAGAAGGGTGAAGCACATCAAGGTAAAATTCCAAAAAAGAAGGAAAAGAACGAAATCACTTCTTCTTGGTGAAGTACCAGGCCGCGCCGGCGATGATGATTATCACAAGGCCGATGACGACGTAGGTGGTGGTGCTGGTTCCGCTCGGAGTAGTTGTGGTGGTCTCGGCTGGAGTTGTTGTGGTCTCGCTTGGAGTGGTCGTCGTTGGCTGGGTGGTCGTGGTCTTGGTGAGGTCCTTAAGGCTTATACCGGACATCTTCTGGATGACGATGGCGAGGTCATCGACGTGGTCCTTGGTGAGGAGGTCGAGCCAGAGGACTCCCTCTGCACCGCTGCTGAAGGAGTAAGTCTTGTCGATGCCATACTTCTTGCTATTAGCGACGAGCTCACCCATGGCCCAGTACATCTCCCATGGCATCTGCGGGTAGAAGATGTAGAATTCTGCAGTCATGTCGTCGGCGAGCGGGTGCTCGTAAGTACCGTAGACGACGTAACCATCATCAGTCCACTGCCAGCCGAGGATGTTGCTGAGAGCACTGGCAGTTCCACCAAGACTCTCGTCGTAGTATGGGTCGTCAGCACCATCCTTGTAAGCCCAAGTGTAGAGGAAGGCCACATAGTACTTAATGTCGTCAACACTGCCCTTCACGCCATTATGCCAGGTGCCAATGTCACACTTGACGGTAGCCTTAACGGAGGCGTCCTCGCCGGCGTGAGCGGCAATCCATCCCTGGGTTTGGTTGTAGATAACCGCATCATCTGGAACCTTGAAGTCTCCCCTCTCAATGGTCCAAGTACACCTGTACGGAGTGAAGATACCGTCGAAGTTGTTGGTTCCACCGTAGTCCCTTATGAGATTCCAGACCCTGGTGGAGTAAACGTCACTGAGACCTCCAACCGGGTTAAAGGCGCTCATGAACATGGCACCGGTTGAAGCGAGCTGGGCAATCTTGAGGTGCTTGTCTGGGGTCTCGGCACTCATGACGCTCCAGCGGCTGCTTATACCAGTGCTGGCCTCGGCGTTGATCTTGGTGACCCTCTGCTTGTTGGCCGGGTAGAAATTCCAAGTCTCAATGAGGAAGACCCTCTCGCTCTCCATGATACCTATGAGCATGCTTATCTTCTGGAGGTCCCAGTACTGGCCAGCAGTGGTTATCTTAATCGGCTCCTTGGGGATGAGGTCAGCGTTGATGTGCGGAGTGCCCTCAGCACCTGCAGTGGTGAAGTATGTCAGCAGGTAAGTGAGCTCCTCCTCAGTCCAGTTGAGGATCGGACCGAGGCTGTCAGTGGTCTTGTAGTACTCGGTACCAAGCTTCTGGAGGCCAGCGTTGGCGTCACCGTTGCCGATGTACTTGAGGGCCTCTTCAACAGTCACAGTGTTCTGGTGCTTCGGCTCAACTGCACCTGGGACGTATCCATACCAGGCAGAATAGAACCAGGCAGTGTAGTCATCAATCCAGACGCTCGGAAGTCCACTGGCACCCCAACCGCCGGTATAGATGTTCCACTCGTAGTTGCTCGGCGGCTTGGCGAAGACGACCTGACCGGCCTTCTGCCTGTCCCAGAGGAGCCTGTCAACGGTAAATCCGACCTTCTTCTCGAGGAGGTCGGCAACGTAGAGACCAATCTCCTTCCTATTGTCCTCGATGCGGATGATGAACTTGATGGTAACCGGCTGACCGTCGAAGTACCACTTACCGTCGCCACCCTTCTCAAGAGTGTGATTGTACTGGGCAACCTGCTGGGCGGCCTCGTTCAGAGCGTCGTTTATTATCTTGAGGGCGAAGTCCTCGTTGCCGCTAGTGCTCATTCCAAGGGCCTCGTAAACGGGCACGAAGTACTTGTTGGCCGGGTGGCTCGGCCTGATACAGCCGAACATCGGAGCACCGCTTCCTTGGTAGATGTTCTGGACGATGTAGTCCCTGTTGATGAGCCAGTTCATGGCAAACCTGACTTCCCTGATGGCGAACGGGTTGAAGTAAACCTGGTCACCAACGGTGACAATCGGAGCATCCTTGTCCGGGTCATGATAAGTGTTGAAGGTCAACTCGTTGTAGGAACTGGCACTCTTGTAGAGATTGAGGTTAGACAGAACGTCAGCACCAAGACCCTGGTACTTACCAGCCGGGAAGGCGAACAGACCGAGGTCGTACTCGCCCTTGGCGATCTGGAGGATGACGTTCTCAGGGTTCTGGACACCCTGGTACTCAATAACATCAGCGTAACCGTCCTTCAGGAGGTTCGGGTCGTTGGTGAATATATTCCTGTCCCCAGTGTACTTCTCCAGCTTGAGGTAGAGGTTCTCCGGAGAGTACATGGCGAGAATGTACGGACCGTTGCTGATAACGAAGTGGCCGTGCTGGAGGTACCACTGGAGGTCAGCAGTGAACCTAGCCTTGGCCTCGTCGCTGTTAAGCGGTATGTCCTTGGGGGTGTAATCTACTGCACCCACTGGGTTCACAAAAAACAAACTAAACAGCATCAAACCCATAACAAACAATCCCAAAGCTTTTTTCATATTCCACTGCCTCCTTCACTTTTTGGCAATGTCGCCATATGTGGTGTATAATGGCATGATAGTATACATTGAAAGCCTATTTAAGGGTTACGTTCTTGTAAAAGTATCTTCGATGAAAAAATGCAGACATGACAGTGATCACCGATAATAACTCTTATATTTCCCTATTCAAGATTTGCGTTCTTCATAAGTCCTAGTATACTGTTTCAAACGTCAGAAGAAGGTTAGATCAATTAAAAAGACACCATAGTTATGGGGAAACCCGAAAAAATCGTTAGCCGTCTTTTAGATATTTAAGCAACCATTAAAAGAAGCAAAAAACTTAAAATCTGAAAGATGCCACCATCGTGCGGGTACTATGTACGACCTAGTCCTAAATGGAAAGTTTCTGAAGGATGGGAAACTAATAGAAGGAAGCATAGGGATTCTCAATGGCAAAATTTCCCGAATTTCTCTCGGAGAGTTGAAAGGAGAAGAAACCCTGAAGATTGGTCGCGGACAGGTTATCCTTCCGGGAATGATAGACATCCACGTCCACCTTAGAGACTTCAGACAGAAACCAAAAGAGACAATAAAAACTGGAACGATGGCGGCCCTCCATGGGGGAATAACAACTGTTTTTGACATGCCCAACACAGACCCGCCCATAAGAAGCGCAGAAACGTTCAGGCTCAGGGAGGAAGCCTTCGAAAGAAAAGCCTACTCCGACTACGCGCTGAGTTTTCTCATCGCTGGAAACTGCGACGAGGCAAAACAGTCCTGGCTGACTTCTACAAAATATTCATGGGAGCCTCAAC
Coding sequences within:
- a CDS encoding ABC transporter permease is translated as MRWVDIKEGFKEFLDEFKKEKTGIAGVILLIILVLVALTAPYTTIPNLPEKWRNSQYWEDNPKNVPPTWYNMFTSKKLVPQEIYYKDELKITQLNKNTTIIEVDYVLPENYYFGPQGIIVKNINVTLNSPYEVPTISVYLERPDGKTVPLLINKQLSSSLTVAVGRDSTISSNIYIWLVNVTEGREITMFEVPLETILISDMVAPLFAKVEPGMNVDDIIENPQPLPGTYKLILKIDNPAPDENKVIYDDIKVTFLGRTYGTMGTDYLGRDIWAGLIWGSRVSLTIGILVAVLSTIIGLIYGVTSAYLGGNADEFMMRINEIFASIPSLPILILIGATAGHITLWFIVVLLVIFGWMGIARIARSMALQIKEQTYIEAAKALGAGNGRIIFKHILPQLLPYAFSVIALSVPGAVIAEASLSFLGIGDPTAVTWGQILNAAQAQAATTKGYWWWVIPPGLGIAVVGLTFVLIGTALDKILNPRLRRL
- a CDS encoding ABC transporter permease; translation: MGYLKYLAFRIVNAIIVLLIVTFIISALFVKVAEESNKSKMYEELMLWERSEGAKIKQSQGLEAFEQAKAAKQASLEEKYELNVPYWQKVYNKAVRTLKLDFGTTSMPIFGTNNVSDIIKVAVPRSILLFTTATIIVIILGIFLGVRAARHAGSVFDRALSIFALVTYSLPMWWTGMMFLLIFAYKLGWFPLSSMFDPQLTGWAHIKDVIWRLVLPVFTYVFVVFGGWAWTTRNIMIGTLQEDFIMAARAKGIPEHKIIYGHALRAAAPPIVTMIIFALLGSLGGAIISELVFNYPGMGRLYWVALQQNETNLLIGLTYFFTVLYLASVVLADMIYGFLDPRVKVGASARM
- a CDS encoding ABC transporter substrate-binding protein; translated protein: MNPVGAVDYTPKDIPLNSDEAKARFTADLQWYLQHGHFVISNGPYILAMYSPENLYLKLEKYTGDRNIFTNDPNLLKDGYADVIEYQGVQNPENVILQIAKGEYDLGLFAFPAGKYQGLGADVLSNLNLYKSASSYNELTFNTYHDPDKDAPIVTVGDQVYFNPFAIREVRFAMNWLINRDYIVQNIYQGSGAPMFGCIRPSHPANKYFVPVYEALGMSTSGNEDFALKIINDALNEAAQQVAQYNHTLEKGGDGKWYFDGQPVTIKFIIRIEDNRKEIGLYVADLLEKKVGFTVDRLLWDRQKAGQVVFAKPPSNYEWNIYTGGWGASGLPSVWIDDYTAWFYSAWYGYVPGAVEPKHQNTVTVEEALKYIGNGDANAGLQKLGTEYYKTTDSLGPILNWTEEELTYLLTYFTTAGAEGTPHINADLIPKEPIKITTAGQYWDLQKISMLIGIMESERVFLIETWNFYPANKQRVTKINAEASTGISSRWSVMSAETPDKHLKIAQLASTGAMFMSAFNPVGGLSDVYSTRVWNLIRDYGGTNNFDGIFTPYRCTWTIERGDFKVPDDAVIYNQTQGWIAAHAGEDASVKATVKCDIGTWHNGVKGSVDDIKYYVAFLYTWAYKDGADDPYYDESLGGTASALSNILGWQWTDDGYVVYGTYEHPLADDMTAEFYIFYPQMPWEMYWAMGELVANSKKYGIDKTYSFSSGAEGVLWLDLLTKDHVDDLAIVIQKMSGISLKDLTKTTTTQPTTTTPSETTTTPAETTTTTPSGTSTTTYVVIGLVIIIIAGAAWYFTKKK
- a CDS encoding amidohydrolase family protein; translation: MYDLVLNGKFLKDGKLIEGSIGILNGKISRISLGELKGEETLKIGRGQVILPGMIDIHVHLRDFRQKPKETIKTGTMAALHGGITTVFDMPNTDPPIRSAETFRLREEAFERKAYSDYALSFLIAGNCDEAKQSWLTSTKYSWEPQQVGYTRRTLRKTSSAHRI